In Rhodopirellula islandica, the following proteins share a genomic window:
- a CDS encoding c-type cytochrome — MPLSRLAAVTLLTILSGLPSASSQAPPANPQPSQTEPSDQRAELVRPDRILQALESADSSVRCDAVLDLGRCHAKHPNLIPGAIESLRRSANDPSFDVALASVQSAGLVGSFQAFGAITDALRRPLSATQAGLILDAIDAPTLRPFWKTSDPFRVSAPLAELRSIATREHTLEALAAISIPPASPAVINSGREAFVTARCDACHRVAGYGRAAGPDLRGIGMCYSNTELIRHILQPSIDLHDVGRFDRFLTVDGRVITGHVVSSESDQLHIQTDLSNPDSVVILDPKEVEQRSPSTVSPMPLGLLNSLTPTQVAELVTFLRSDGGQLAPPDASHEH, encoded by the coding sequence ATGCCGCTGAGCCGCCTCGCTGCCGTGACCCTGCTCACCATTCTGAGCGGCCTCCCCTCTGCATCGTCGCAAGCACCTCCGGCCAACCCGCAACCGAGCCAGACGGAACCCAGCGACCAACGAGCAGAACTGGTTCGGCCGGACAGGATCCTGCAAGCACTGGAGTCCGCGGATTCCTCTGTTCGCTGCGACGCGGTGCTGGACCTTGGTCGCTGCCACGCCAAGCATCCGAATTTAATTCCCGGTGCAATCGAATCGCTCCGTCGATCCGCGAACGATCCGAGCTTCGATGTCGCCTTGGCTTCAGTGCAATCCGCTGGACTCGTCGGCAGCTTCCAGGCCTTCGGCGCGATCACCGATGCCTTGCGACGCCCACTCTCTGCCACGCAAGCCGGACTGATCCTTGACGCGATCGACGCTCCCACCCTTCGCCCATTCTGGAAGACCTCCGATCCATTCCGAGTTTCCGCGCCACTGGCGGAACTGCGATCGATCGCAACCCGAGAACACACGCTGGAAGCTTTGGCCGCGATCTCAATCCCGCCCGCTTCACCGGCCGTGATCAACTCGGGCCGCGAAGCATTCGTGACCGCGCGTTGCGACGCTTGCCATCGTGTCGCCGGATACGGCCGAGCCGCCGGCCCCGACCTGCGAGGGATCGGAATGTGCTATTCCAACACGGAACTGATCCGCCATATCTTGCAACCATCGATCGACCTTCACGATGTCGGCCGCTTTGATCGATTCCTGACCGTGGACGGCCGCGTGATCACGGGACACGTCGTCTCGAGCGAATCGGATCAACTCCACATTCAAACCGACCTTTCCAACCCGGATTCCGTCGTGATCCTGGACCCAAAAGAAGTGGAACAGAGAAGCCCGTCGACCGTTTCCCCCATGCCGCTCGGCCTGCTGAATTCACTGACCCCCACGCAAGTCGCAGAACTGGTCACATTCCTCCGCAGCGACGGCGGACAACTCGCGCCGCCAGACGCCTCGCACGAACACTGA
- a CDS encoding ferritin-like domain-containing protein: MASEALINQLNEILKHEWTGVAQYSQASFILEGVWREVYAGKFLGDAKESFGHAQLVGEKISALGGVPVATRNEIKQSKNLVEVLEFSRDFEAKAVEMYTQAIELAEPQRSLVVFLEDILKEEQEGVDEYTKLLRDTPASHSAMSGEPVRKSG; this comes from the coding sequence ATGGCCAGCGAAGCACTGATCAATCAGCTCAACGAGATTCTCAAGCACGAATGGACCGGGGTCGCTCAGTACTCCCAAGCCTCATTCATCCTGGAAGGCGTTTGGCGAGAAGTTTACGCCGGCAAGTTCTTGGGCGATGCGAAGGAATCCTTCGGGCACGCTCAGTTGGTCGGCGAGAAGATTTCGGCTCTCGGCGGAGTTCCCGTTGCCACTCGCAACGAGATCAAGCAGAGCAAGAACCTGGTCGAAGTGCTCGAGTTCAGTCGGGACTTCGAAGCCAAGGCTGTGGAGATGTACACGCAGGCAATCGAGCTGGCGGAACCACAGCGCAGTTTGGTCGTCTTCCTCGAGGACATCTTGAAGGAAGAGCAAGAAGGCGTCGACGAGTACACGAAACTGCTGCGTGACACGCCCGCTTCGCACTCAGCGATGAGCGGCGAGCCTGTCCGGAAGTCTGGCTGA
- a CDS encoding helix-turn-helix transcriptional regulator, translating to MARNEQLIRQHKLLQLLEDSRFGRTLDELRGDLILDLGLSTLHTRTVRRDLEALQGAGYDIQNEVLERGRIYRLGRNHTAVHEIAFSATELIALSIGRELLYPLMGTQYWHGIETFWNKVQEAIPEGVYEHYQRYRKVLYVSGTPSKTYEAQSGMLKTINRAILEHRVVEIKYKPIGREASVRQIEPYGLAVHQNSIYVVAAAPEVTDESERLRNWKLDRFTQATVLDDYFKPDPKINLNEFLSKSIGIFSGDSSTPVKIRLGNRSASYLREDPWHPEQKLELVDPDDPASDTILTVPASHPRELLPKVLALGSDAEVLEPAEYRQTVADVVQKLAQAYSD from the coding sequence GTGGCACGCAACGAACAACTGATCCGCCAACACAAGCTTCTGCAACTCCTCGAAGATTCACGCTTTGGCCGAACCCTGGACGAACTGCGCGGCGACCTGATCCTGGATCTCGGGCTATCGACGCTTCACACCCGCACCGTCCGCCGTGACCTCGAGGCACTTCAGGGCGCGGGCTACGACATTCAAAACGAGGTCCTGGAACGCGGGCGAATCTATCGCCTCGGCCGCAATCACACCGCCGTCCACGAGATCGCCTTCTCGGCGACCGAACTGATCGCCCTGTCGATCGGCCGCGAACTGCTCTACCCGCTGATGGGGACCCAGTACTGGCACGGCATCGAAACGTTCTGGAACAAAGTCCAAGAAGCGATCCCGGAAGGCGTCTACGAACACTACCAGCGATACCGAAAAGTCCTCTATGTCTCCGGCACGCCCAGCAAAACCTACGAAGCCCAATCGGGAATGCTGAAGACGATCAACCGCGCGATCCTGGAACACCGGGTGGTTGAAATCAAATACAAACCCATTGGCCGCGAAGCCTCCGTGCGACAGATCGAACCCTACGGGTTGGCGGTCCACCAAAACAGCATCTACGTCGTTGCCGCAGCCCCCGAAGTCACTGATGAATCGGAACGACTCCGCAACTGGAAACTCGACCGGTTCACGCAAGCCACGGTCCTGGACGACTACTTCAAACCGGACCCCAAGATCAACCTGAACGAGTTCCTCAGCAAGAGCATCGGAATCTTCTCAGGCGACAGCAGCACGCCCGTCAAAATCCGGTTGGGCAACCGTTCCGCGTCCTACCTTCGCGAAGACCCCTGGCACCCCGAGCAGAAACTGGAACTCGTCGACCCTGACGACCCCGCGTCGGACACGATCCTCACCGTGCCCGCGTCACACCCACGCGAACTCCTGCCCAAGGTCTTGGCTCTCGGCAGTGATGCGGAGGTTTTAGAACCAGCCGAGTACCGACAAACCGTCGCCGACGTTGTTCAAAAACTCGCCCAAGCCTACAGCGACTGA